From Eriocheir sinensis breed Jianghai 21 chromosome 65, ASM2467909v1, whole genome shotgun sequence, one genomic window encodes:
- the LOC126987484 gene encoding octapeptide-repeat protein T2-like, with translation MERHAVTQFRRARTRETETQRGGEGCSYPVQKSEDTGDRDTERWRGMQLPSSEERGHGRQRHREVERDAVTQFRRARTRETETQRGGEGCSYPVQKSEDTGDRDTERKRGMQLPSSEEQGHGRQRHREMERHAFTQFRRARTRETETERGRQACSYPVHKSSQREN, from the coding sequence atggagaggcatgcagttacccaGTTCAGAAGAGCGAGGACAcgggagacagagacacagagaggtggagagggatgcAGTTACCCAGTTCAGAAGAGCGAGGATAcgggagacagagacacagagaggtggagagggatgcAGTTACCCAGTTCAGAAGAGCGAGGACAcgggagacagagacacagagaggtggagagggatgcAGTTACCCAGTTCAGAAGAGCGAGGACAcgggagacagagacacagagaggtggagagggatgcAGTTACCCAGTTCAGAAGAGCGAGGACAcgggagacagagacacagagaggaagagaggcatgcagttacccaGTTCAGAAGAGCAAGGACAcgggagacagagacacagagagatggagaggcaTGCATTTACCCAGTTCAGAAGAGCGAGGACacgggagacagagacagagagaggaaggcaggcaTGCAGTTACCCAGTCCACAAGAGCAGCCAGCGGGAAAATTGA